Proteins encoded within one genomic window of Nakamurella alba:
- a CDS encoding dihydrofolate reductase family protein — MRRLVTNTFITLDGVLQSPGGPEEDPEHFTAGGWSVPHWDEAMGEVMAGYMESFALVLGRRTYDLMAAYWPTAPDHEQPDTMNNARKYVVSRGRPTLTWQHAELLDGDPVNSLTALKQTDGPELQVHGSGDLLQTLLQHPGLVDELRIWTFPVLVGSGKRMFADRETPTDLRLVRSRTFDTGVVHSVYRPTGAFSAGAF; from the coding sequence CCTTCATCACCCTCGACGGGGTGCTCCAGTCCCCCGGTGGACCGGAGGAGGACCCGGAGCATTTCACCGCGGGCGGGTGGTCGGTCCCGCACTGGGACGAGGCCATGGGCGAGGTCATGGCCGGCTACATGGAGTCCTTCGCACTCGTCCTCGGGCGCCGGACGTACGACCTGATGGCGGCCTACTGGCCCACCGCTCCCGATCACGAGCAGCCCGACACCATGAACAACGCCCGCAAGTACGTGGTCTCCCGCGGGCGGCCGACGCTGACCTGGCAGCACGCCGAACTGCTCGACGGCGACCCGGTCAATTCGCTGACCGCGCTCAAGCAGACGGACGGCCCGGAGTTGCAGGTGCACGGCAGCGGTGACCTGCTGCAGACCCTCCTGCAGCACCCCGGCCTCGTCGACGAGCTGCGGATCTGGACGTTCCCGGTACTCGTCGGGAGCGGCAAGCGGATGTTCGCGGACCGCGAGACACCCACGGACCTGAGACTGGTCCGCAGCCGGACCTTCGACACCGGCGTGGTCCACTCGGTCTACCGGCCGACCGGCGCCTTCTCCGCAGGCGCCTTCTGA